In a genomic window of Zingiber officinale cultivar Zhangliang chromosome 9B, Zo_v1.1, whole genome shotgun sequence:
- the LOC122023149 gene encoding cytochrome P450 71A1-like produces MIVLSYGSRLCLCLGRILTLVVSSPDAARDVLRTHDHICANRSSTTVTCILLDGCSDMAFAPYGDEWRQRRQICTLHLLSPKMVQSYALVHEQEVATMVAAICSRGSAAEIDMSPILFAFSNDILCRIVTGKKFEGKKGLFSKLISENLVLLAKIYLGDYLPWLGWVDWLLGKVARVKKNHKRWDDLLDQVIKEHEERVSSHDEKDFVDVLISLQKDPRVGIHPHSGSHQGASSGRLILPLLNFHSK; encoded by the coding sequence ATGATCGTTCTCTCATATGGCTCTAGGCTTTGCCTCTGCCTCGGCCGCATCCTAACCCTCGTCGTCTCCTCCCCCGATGCTGCCCGGGATGTCCTCCGCACCCACGATCACATCTGTGCCAACCGCTCCTCCACCACCGTCACCTGCATCCTCCTCGATGGTTGCAGCGACATGGCCTTCGCCCCCTATGGCGATGAGTGGAGGCAACGCCGACAGATATGCACCCTCCACCTACTGAGCCCCAAGATGGTACAGTCCTACGCTCTGGTTCACGAGCAGGAGGTGGCCACCATGGTTGCCGCCATCTGCTCCCGTGGATCGGCAGCGGAGATCGACATGTCCCCCATCCTGTTTGCCTTCTCCAACGACATCTTGTGTCGGATAGTCACGGGGAAGAAGTTCGAAGGGAAGAAAGGGTTGTTCTCGAAGCTCATCTCAGAGAACTTGGTGCTGCTGGCCAAGATTTATCTCGGGGATTACCTCCCGTGGCTCGGTTGGGTGGATTGGTTGCTCGGCAAGGTGGCGCGAGTGAAGAAGAACCATAAGAGGTGGGATGATCTGCTGGATCAGGTTATCAAGGAACATGAAGAGCGAGTGTCGTCGCATGATGAGAAAGATTTCGTAGATGTTTTGATCTCCCTTCAGAAGGATCCCCGTGTTGGAATCCATCCTCACTCCGGAAGTCATCAAGGCGCTTCTTCAGGTAGATTAATTCTTCCTCTGCTCAACTTCCACAGCAAATAG